From the genome of Aminivibrio pyruvatiphilus, one region includes:
- a CDS encoding lipopolysaccharide biosynthesis protein has translation MAVKELVHGDLLKQVPRNALANILSFLLHVVIGIWFVPYLIRHVGIAAYGLIPLAASLTNYAGLVTVSISGSVGRFLTIDIQSENKESANRTLNTAFWALFLVCLCLLVAIAAFSFHVERFFTIPQGIEQESRWLFFSILSAFLLTTLAGPLGAIAYSYNRLDLTNCVNMAGTLIRTVLVIFFFYFWGANLFWAGFGYFFGASFILWGYYNNGKGLASFLHLAPKYFDRPRLGQMGTMGGWILINQVGSLLFLQVELILANKLLGAAPAGEYAAVLQWSTLIRSMAGIVSGVLSPLVMISYARNDFEGVEGIAKKAVFFMGIGMAFPIGFLCGLAPNILSVWLGREFAGLAPLMVLMLGHLVINLAVLPLFMINMAYNQVRVPGLVTLFMGIANIGLSFFFVVIGNLGMYGIALAGAIMLTLKNALFTPWYASAVMGKKFSLFLMPMTKSVAAAAGLGLSAFVLRHLVYINSWTGLFLVSSLFFIIYVPVVWYLLMNSDEKNFLLSMVPEKMRKLSTKLRT, from the coding sequence ATGGCCGTAAAAGAACTTGTTCATGGTGACCTTCTAAAGCAGGTCCCTAGAAACGCACTTGCAAATATCCTCAGTTTCTTGCTCCACGTTGTTATTGGTATATGGTTTGTACCCTATTTAATTCGCCATGTTGGTATTGCCGCCTATGGGCTGATTCCCCTCGCTGCTTCACTGACCAACTACGCGGGGCTTGTCACAGTTTCCATCAGCGGATCTGTCGGCCGATTTCTGACGATAGATATCCAAAGCGAAAATAAGGAATCTGCAAACAGGACTCTCAATACTGCATTCTGGGCACTTTTTCTTGTTTGCCTTTGTCTTTTGGTTGCAATAGCCGCCTTCAGCTTTCACGTTGAACGTTTCTTCACAATACCGCAGGGAATTGAGCAGGAATCCCGATGGCTTTTTTTCTCAATACTCTCTGCGTTTCTTCTCACAACTCTAGCAGGTCCGTTAGGTGCCATCGCCTACTCATACAATCGCCTTGATCTGACAAATTGTGTGAATATGGCAGGAACTCTCATAAGAACAGTATTAGTAATCTTTTTCTTTTATTTTTGGGGAGCAAACCTGTTTTGGGCGGGGTTTGGTTATTTCTTCGGTGCTTCGTTCATATTGTGGGGGTATTATAACAACGGCAAGGGCCTTGCTTCTTTTTTGCATCTGGCTCCCAAATATTTCGACAGACCCCGTCTCGGCCAAATGGGAACAATGGGTGGCTGGATTCTGATAAACCAGGTTGGTTCACTCCTCTTTTTGCAGGTTGAACTTATTTTGGCAAATAAATTATTGGGAGCAGCCCCGGCGGGTGAATATGCTGCCGTACTGCAGTGGAGCACTTTGATACGGAGCATGGCAGGAATCGTATCGGGAGTGTTAAGCCCTCTGGTGATGATTTCATATGCCCGGAATGATTTTGAAGGCGTCGAAGGCATCGCAAAAAAAGCGGTATTCTTCATGGGAATCGGTATGGCGTTTCCCATAGGGTTTCTCTGCGGTCTCGCACCAAACATCCTTTCTGTTTGGCTTGGCAGAGAATTCGCAGGGCTAGCGCCTCTCATGGTACTGATGCTCGGACACCTTGTCATTAACCTGGCTGTCCTTCCGCTTTTCATGATAAACATGGCCTATAACCAGGTGAGAGTGCCCGGACTTGTCACCCTGTTCATGGGAATTGCGAATATCGGGCTTTCATTCTTTTTTGTAGTGATCGGGAATCTCGGCATGTACGGAATTGCCCTTGCCGGGGCAATTATGCTGACTCTCAAGAACGCCCTTTTCACGCCCTGGTATGCTTCTGCAGTAATGGGAAAAAAATTTTCTCTCTTTTTGATGCCAATGACAAAATCAGTTGCAGCGGCAGCAGGATTAGGGCTCTCTGCCTTTGTCCTGAGGCATTTGGTTTATATCAATAGCTGGACAGGGTTATTTTTGGTTTCAAGCCTTTTCTTCATCATTTATGTTCCTGTTGTCTGGTACCTGCTGATGAACAGTGACGAAAAAAACTTCCTTCTGTCTATGGTGCCTGAAAAAATGCGAAAACTATCAACAAAACTACGCACTTAG
- a CDS encoding Coenzyme F420 hydrogenase/dehydrogenase, beta subunit C-terminal domain — MKNVFDLVVQNNLCSGCGVCAGVCPAGNLAMEWNEQGEYMPTDQGRCIDSCTLCLRVCPFYPGNPDENQLGKERFEAINSMQHTPETGFWLACYAGAVSDEIERGKSASGGFASWVLGELLANGFVDEVICVEPNEDPEKLFRFARLDKPEDLERARGSAYYPVEFSEMMRYIKRTNKQFAVIGLPCFVKAIRLAARADKTLERKIPFLLGIVCGQMKSRKYTQYIASLAGVEESLEKVYFRGKRNDAPASDYNFLCRGISGKEGKISWTEGVSRIWGDRWFTLESCGYCDDIFAETADAVFMDAWLPEYVNDSRGTSLAIIRNPEILKILERNSGSQLDLSRIPVEKIIQSQQGVIENKRKVLSYRLSSRPKTIGERPLTKRVPPDVSALNCLARYHVDAVDSISSETRAWDIPKESAGEFRARISPELKRLQRISKIVRFASLPRRAAGKILRAIKKKAGRK, encoded by the coding sequence ATGAAAAACGTCTTTGACCTCGTTGTTCAAAACAACCTCTGCTCAGGCTGCGGCGTATGCGCCGGAGTCTGCCCTGCGGGAAATCTTGCAATGGAATGGAACGAACAGGGAGAGTACATGCCCACAGACCAGGGACGCTGTATTGACAGCTGTACCCTTTGCCTGAGAGTCTGCCCTTTTTACCCTGGTAATCCAGATGAAAACCAGCTTGGGAAAGAACGGTTCGAAGCAATAAACTCCATGCAGCACACGCCTGAAACGGGATTTTGGCTGGCATGTTATGCAGGCGCGGTAAGTGATGAAATCGAAAGGGGAAAAAGCGCCTCGGGAGGTTTCGCAAGCTGGGTTCTCGGTGAGCTTCTCGCAAATGGGTTCGTGGATGAAGTCATCTGTGTGGAGCCAAATGAAGACCCCGAAAAACTTTTCCGCTTCGCCCGCCTTGATAAGCCAGAAGACCTGGAGCGGGCAAGGGGGTCCGCTTACTATCCAGTGGAGTTCTCCGAAATGATGCGGTATATCAAAAGAACGAACAAACAATTCGCGGTGATCGGCCTTCCCTGTTTCGTCAAGGCGATCCGCCTCGCAGCAAGGGCGGATAAAACTCTCGAACGAAAAATACCTTTCCTCCTCGGCATTGTCTGCGGTCAGATGAAAAGCAGGAAATACACACAGTACATCGCTTCCCTTGCGGGAGTTGAAGAATCCCTGGAAAAAGTCTATTTCAGAGGAAAGCGGAATGACGCCCCGGCAAGTGACTATAACTTCCTCTGCAGGGGGATTTCAGGAAAAGAAGGGAAAATCTCATGGACCGAGGGGGTCTCCAGAATCTGGGGAGACCGGTGGTTTACCCTCGAATCATGCGGCTATTGTGACGACATCTTCGCCGAGACAGCGGACGCTGTGTTCATGGACGCCTGGCTGCCGGAGTACGTGAATGACAGCAGAGGCACGAGCCTCGCCATTATCCGAAATCCTGAGATTCTGAAGATTCTGGAGCGGAACAGCGGCAGCCAACTGGATCTCAGCAGGATTCCGGTGGAAAAAATCATCCAGAGCCAGCAGGGCGTCATTGAGAACAAACGCAAGGTTCTCTCGTATCGACTCTCGAGCCGCCCTAAAACAATCGGGGAGCGACCGTTGACGAAAAGAGTCCCTCCTGATGTTTCCGCGCTGAACTGCCTTGCGAGATACCATGTTGATGCCGTGGATTCCATCAGTTCAGAAACCCGGGCCTGGGATATCCCAAAGGAAAGCGCAGGAGAATTCAGGGCGCGGATCTCTCCGGAACTGAAAAGGCTTCAGCGCATCTCGAAAATTGTACGATTTGCTTCATTGCCGAGACGGGCAGCAGGAAAAATACTCAGGGCGATCAAAAAGAAAGCAGGACGAAAGTAA